Proteins encoded in a region of the Sphingomonas sp. HMP9 genome:
- a CDS encoding putative DNA modification/repair radical SAM protein, with protein MAQLDTRAKLEILADAAKYDASCASSGTTKRNSRDGKGLGSTEGMGICHAYAPDGRCISLLKILLTNSCIFDCHYCINRKSSNVRRARFTAKEVVDLTIAFYKRNYIEGLFLSSGIIASSNYTMEQMVEVARSLREDHHFRGYIHLKTIPDADPELVHQAGLYADRVSINVELPTANGLKRLAPEKDGVRIETAMAEVKASIIDGKDAKAKYKSAPRYAPAGQSTQMIVGADAATDGDIVRKASTLYDRFGLRRVYYSAFSPIPDASAVLPLQRPPLMREHRLYQSDWLMRFYEFQPHEVVAAADDATGMLPLDIDPKLAWALKFRGSFPVDVNRAPREMLLRVPGLGVKAVNGILTSRRWRRLHLADVARLTVSVAKLRPFIIAEDWRPVMLSDAANLRPLIAPKPKPKQMEMFA; from the coding sequence ATGGCCCAACTCGACACCCGTGCAAAGCTCGAGATCCTCGCCGATGCGGCCAAATACGACGCGTCGTGTGCGTCGTCCGGCACGACCAAGCGCAATTCGCGCGACGGCAAGGGGCTGGGCTCGACCGAGGGCATGGGCATCTGCCACGCCTATGCGCCGGATGGCCGCTGCATCTCGCTGTTGAAGATTCTGCTGACCAACAGCTGCATCTTCGATTGCCATTACTGCATCAACCGCAAGAGCTCGAACGTGCGCCGCGCGCGCTTTACGGCCAAGGAAGTCGTCGATCTCACCATCGCCTTCTACAAGCGCAATTATATCGAGGGGCTGTTCCTCTCGTCCGGAATCATCGCCTCGTCCAACTATACGATGGAGCAGATGGTCGAGGTCGCGCGGTCGCTTCGCGAGGATCATCATTTCCGAGGGTATATCCACCTCAAGACGATCCCCGATGCAGATCCCGAGCTCGTCCACCAGGCTGGACTGTATGCGGATCGCGTGTCGATCAACGTCGAACTGCCGACCGCCAACGGGTTGAAGCGCCTCGCGCCCGAGAAGGACGGTGTCCGGATCGAGACCGCGATGGCCGAGGTGAAGGCGTCGATCATCGACGGCAAGGATGCCAAGGCGAAGTACAAGTCCGCGCCGCGCTATGCCCCCGCCGGCCAGTCGACGCAGATGATAGTTGGGGCGGATGCTGCAACGGACGGCGATATCGTGCGCAAGGCATCGACCTTGTACGATCGGTTCGGCCTGCGCCGCGTCTATTATTCGGCGTTCAGCCCGATCCCGGACGCGAGCGCCGTCCTGCCGCTGCAACGCCCGCCGCTGATGCGCGAGCACCGATTGTACCAGTCGGACTGGCTGATGCGGTTCTACGAATTCCAGCCGCACGAGGTGGTGGCGGCTGCCGACGACGCGACCGGGATGCTCCCGCTCGATATCGATCCGAAGCTCGCCTGGGCGCTCAAGTTCCGCGGGTCGTTTCCGGTCGACGTCAATCGCGCCCCGCGCGAGATGCTGCTCCGCGTGCCGGGGCTCGGCGTGAAGGCAGTCAACGGCATCCTGACGAGCCGTCGCTGGCGTCGGTTGCATCTGGCGGACGTCGCGCGGCTGACGGTGTCGGTTGCGAAGCTGCGGCCGTTCATCATCGCCGAGGATTGGCGCCCGGTGATGCTCTCCGACGCTGCAAACCTGCGCCCGCTGATCGCGCCGAAGCCAAAGCCCAAGCAGATGGAAATGTTCGCGTGA
- a CDS encoding aldo/keto reductase — protein MTDLTLNDGRSMPQLGMGTWQIPDSQAAAIVRSGLDIGFRLVDTAAIYDNERGVGDGYKGSDAFLTTKLWNDRQGDAKAAMDESLALLGVESVDLYLMHWPVPTQEKFVDAWKAMIALRDAGKAKSIGVSNFLPEHIDAIVAATGVTPAVNQIELHPNFQQREQRTYHDAHGIVTQSWSPLGQGKTLLQDEAIMRIADKHGRSAAQVILAWHLANGFSVIPKASDAEHLADNFAALDLTLDDEDMAAIEALDDPAGRLGPEPNSM, from the coding sequence ATGACAGATCTCACACTCAACGACGGCCGCTCCATGCCCCAGCTCGGCATGGGCACGTGGCAGATCCCCGACAGCCAGGCCGCGGCGATCGTCCGCAGCGGGCTCGACATCGGCTTCCGCCTCGTCGACACCGCCGCGATCTACGACAACGAACGCGGTGTCGGCGACGGCTACAAGGGATCGGACGCGTTCCTGACGACCAAGCTCTGGAACGACCGACAAGGCGATGCCAAGGCCGCGATGGACGAGAGCCTTGCGCTGCTGGGCGTCGAATCGGTCGACCTGTATTTGATGCACTGGCCGGTGCCGACGCAGGAGAAGTTCGTCGACGCGTGGAAGGCGATGATCGCGCTACGCGATGCGGGCAAGGCCAAGTCGATCGGCGTATCGAACTTCCTGCCCGAGCATATCGACGCGATCGTCGCCGCGACCGGCGTGACGCCCGCGGTCAACCAGATCGAACTCCACCCGAACTTCCAGCAGCGCGAGCAGCGCACCTATCATGACGCGCACGGCATCGTGACGCAGAGCTGGAGCCCGCTCGGGCAGGGCAAAACATTGCTTCAGGATGAGGCGATCATGCGCATCGCCGACAAGCATGGCCGGAGTGCAGCGCAGGTCATCCTCGCCTGGCACTTGGCGAACGGCTTCTCGGTCATCCCGAAGGCGTCGGACGCCGAGCATCTCGCCGACAATTTCGCAGCACTCGACCTGACGCTGGACGACGAAGACATGGCTGCGATCGAAGCGCTCGACGATCCGGCTGGTCGTCTGGGGCCGGAGCCGAACAGCATGTGA
- a CDS encoding S41 family peptidase: protein MPRPILRTPILTATAIVGALTLIPLATSAMAAVDTDTYREFDQFLDVFNRVKAEYVDKVDDKTLIKGAIQGMLASLDPHSSYVDALDYENLRIMTEGNYGGLGLTVQMEDGAIKVVSPQEDSPAARAGVKSGDYITHIDGKLIYGDSLDEAVGKMRGKPGSKITLGLVRPGRDKPLDVTMMREIIVQKPVKWEVRGDVGYININTFSENTGADTRAAIMAIDKSLGHRPLGYVVDLRENGGGLLTQAIEVSDAFLDHGEIVSQRGREKTDIERYYAKPGDDAHGLPVVVLTDPGTASASEIVAGALQDHHRALIMGERSFGKGSVQTVLQLGPETALRLTTARYFTPSGRSVQEGGIEPDIKVPQLTDPDYKSRPVFREADLRKHLINEVKADNAVLEEDTKTDPRFSQTPEQLKKQGIDDFQLYYALKTVARLGGPVQVAAATKPRPIKPDPTAAATKAPNK from the coding sequence ATGCCTCGTCCTATACTGCGTACCCCGATCCTTACCGCGACGGCGATCGTCGGCGCGCTGACGCTGATCCCATTGGCTACCTCGGCAATGGCGGCGGTCGACACCGACACGTACCGCGAGTTCGACCAGTTCCTCGACGTCTTCAACCGCGTGAAGGCGGAATATGTCGACAAGGTCGACGACAAGACGCTGATCAAGGGCGCGATCCAGGGGATGCTCGCCAGCCTCGATCCGCACTCGAGCTACGTCGACGCACTCGACTACGAAAACCTCCGGATCATGACCGAAGGTAATTACGGCGGTCTCGGCCTGACGGTGCAGATGGAGGACGGCGCGATCAAGGTCGTCTCCCCGCAGGAAGACTCCCCCGCTGCCCGCGCGGGCGTGAAATCCGGCGACTACATAACGCACATCGACGGCAAGCTCATCTACGGCGATTCGCTCGACGAGGCGGTCGGCAAGATGCGCGGCAAGCCCGGCAGCAAGATCACGCTCGGCCTCGTCCGTCCGGGCCGCGACAAGCCGCTCGACGTGACGATGATGCGCGAGATCATCGTCCAGAAGCCGGTGAAGTGGGAAGTCCGCGGCGACGTCGGCTATATCAACATCAACACCTTCAGCGAGAATACCGGCGCGGACACGCGCGCGGCGATCATGGCCATCGACAAGTCGCTCGGCCACCGCCCGCTCGGCTATGTCGTCGATCTGCGCGAGAATGGCGGCGGCTTGCTCACGCAGGCGATCGAAGTCAGCGACGCCTTCCTCGACCACGGCGAGATCGTCTCGCAGCGCGGCCGCGAGAAGACCGATATCGAACGCTATTACGCCAAGCCCGGCGACGACGCGCACGGCCTGCCGGTCGTCGTCCTCACCGATCCCGGCACTGCGTCGGCCTCCGAGATCGTCGCCGGCGCACTCCAGGATCATCACCGCGCGCTTATCATGGGCGAGCGCAGCTTCGGCAAGGGCTCGGTCCAGACCGTGCTCCAGCTCGGCCCCGAGACCGCACTCCGCCTGACCACCGCGCGCTACTTCACGCCGTCCGGCCGCTCGGTGCAGGAGGGCGGGATCGAGCCCGACATCAAGGTGCCGCAGCTCACCGATCCCGACTACAAGTCGCGGCCCGTGTTCCGCGAGGCCGACCTGCGCAAGCACCTGATCAATGAGGTGAAAGCCGACAACGCGGTGCTGGAGGAAGATACCAAGACCGATCCACGCTTCTCGCAGACGCCCGAGCAGTTGAAGAAGCAGGGCATCGACGACTTCCAGCTCTATTACGCGCTGAAGACGGTCGCGCGCCTCGGCGGTCCGGTGCAGGTTGCCGCCGCGACCAAGCCGCGCCCGATCAAGCCTGATCCCACCGCTGCCGCCACCAAGGCGCCCAACAAGTGA
- a CDS encoding DJ-1/PfpI family protein, translated as MTKPLSIAFLLFPNVTQLDLTGPAQVLSRLGNARLDLVWKTLEPVPTDAGFSILPTATFADVPRADILCVPGGFGINDVIADDDAMAWVQAVGAQASWVTSVCTGSLILGAAGLLDGYRAGCHWAQRDMLTLFGAIPVATRTVVDRNRVTGGGVTAGIDFALTLTAMIRGEAHAKAVQLSLEYDPAPPFDSGSPEKADPEILAAVKRRTAQLVPTRDDDLRALAKRRGFAQDTQG; from the coding sequence ATGACCAAACCCCTGAGCATCGCCTTCCTGCTGTTTCCGAACGTCACACAGCTCGACCTGACCGGCCCCGCGCAGGTCCTGTCGCGGCTCGGCAACGCTCGCCTCGATCTGGTCTGGAAGACGCTGGAGCCGGTACCGACCGACGCGGGATTCTCGATCCTGCCGACCGCGACCTTCGCCGACGTGCCGCGCGCGGACATCCTCTGCGTGCCCGGCGGGTTCGGGATCAACGATGTCATCGCCGATGACGACGCGATGGCGTGGGTCCAGGCGGTCGGGGCGCAGGCAAGCTGGGTAACGAGTGTGTGTACCGGGTCACTGATCCTCGGCGCAGCGGGATTGCTCGACGGCTATCGGGCCGGGTGCCATTGGGCGCAACGCGACATGCTGACGCTGTTCGGTGCGATCCCGGTCGCCACGCGGACCGTCGTCGATCGCAACCGGGTGACGGGTGGCGGTGTCACCGCGGGGATCGACTTCGCGCTGACGCTGACCGCGATGATCCGCGGCGAAGCGCATGCGAAGGCGGTTCAGCTCAGCCTCGAATATGATCCCGCGCCGCCTTTCGACAGCGGCTCACCCGAGAAGGCCGACCCCGAAATCCTTGCTGCGGTAAAGCGAAGAACGGCGCAACTTGTGCCGACCCGCGACGACGATCTGCGCGCGCTCGCGAAGCGTCGTGGCTTCGCCCAAGATACTCAGGGGTGA
- a CDS encoding murein hydrolase activator EnvC family protein: MRAGGVLAIATLFAAAGVTAQTDAPAVVTEQQRLVAAKRDAAIATVRAAKLVAAATRERNAADKARREEQALAARVTAAEANLATASARVALVERLLSDQRARLGHAQTPVARLLAALESLARRPTIVAVAQPGSVDDLVHVRAVLGSALPVVRQRTQVVRTELAETRRLQASATLAAKALADSRARLENDRQALANLEARHRQRSQALGRNALSESDRALALGERARDLVDGMTATTNAKTTAASLIALAGPIPRPIARGSIPAAPPRGVYRTPVSGKLVTGFDEISDAGVRSRGLTFATAPRARVVAPAAGTIRYARRFRDYGVIVIIDHADGWTSLVTGLAATTARPGDRVTMGAPLGTAPGEDPRITVELRRQGRPVDVASLIGSR; encoded by the coding sequence ATGAGGGCAGGGGGCGTCTTGGCGATCGCGACGCTGTTCGCGGCGGCGGGCGTCACCGCGCAGACTGACGCGCCCGCGGTCGTGACCGAGCAGCAACGCCTGGTCGCGGCAAAACGCGACGCCGCGATCGCCACCGTCCGCGCCGCCAAGCTCGTCGCCGCCGCCACCCGGGAACGCAACGCCGCCGACAAGGCGCGCCGGGAAGAACAGGCGCTGGCCGCCCGCGTGACCGCGGCCGAAGCCAATCTCGCGACCGCCAGTGCGCGCGTGGCGCTGGTCGAGCGGTTGCTGTCGGATCAGCGCGCCAGGCTCGGCCATGCGCAAACCCCCGTCGCGCGGCTGTTGGCGGCGCTGGAGTCGCTCGCCCGCCGCCCGACGATCGTCGCGGTCGCGCAGCCGGGGTCGGTCGACGACCTCGTCCATGTCCGCGCGGTGCTCGGCAGCGCCTTGCCCGTCGTCCGCCAGCGCACGCAAGTCGTCCGCACCGAACTCGCCGAGACGCGCCGCCTGCAGGCCAGCGCCACGCTCGCCGCCAAGGCGCTCGCCGATAGCCGCGCACGCCTCGAGAATGATCGCCAGGCGCTCGCCAACCTCGAGGCGCGGCATCGTCAGCGCAGCCAGGCCCTCGGCCGGAACGCGCTCAGCGAGTCCGACCGCGCGCTGGCGCTCGGCGAACGCGCACGCGATCTCGTCGATGGGATGACCGCCACGACCAACGCCAAGACGACCGCGGCTAGTCTGATCGCGCTCGCCGGCCCGATCCCGCGACCGATCGCGCGTGGCAGCATACCCGCCGCGCCACCACGCGGCGTGTACCGCACGCCGGTATCGGGCAAGCTCGTCACAGGTTTCGACGAAATCTCGGACGCCGGCGTCCGGTCGCGCGGCCTGACGTTCGCCACCGCGCCCCGCGCGCGCGTCGTCGCCCCCGCTGCGGGGACGATCCGCTACGCCCGCCGCTTCCGCGACTATGGCGTCATCGTCATCATCGACCATGCCGACGGCTGGACCAGCCTCGTCACCGGCCTCGCCGCGACTACGGCCAGGCCCGGCGACCGCGTCACGATGGGCGCCCCGCTCGGCACCGCGCCCGGCGAAGACCCGCGCATCACCGTCGAGCTCCGCCGCCAAGGCCGCCCCGTTGACGTCGCCTCATTGATAGGGTCGCGCTGA
- a CDS encoding DedA family protein: protein MFEKILAVLATFTIGVISSGGYVGIALLMAIESACIPLPSEIIMPFAGYLVSTGRFDLYLAATAGAIGCNLGSIVAYEIGKRGGRPMAERWGRYLLIGPGELDAADRFFARWGSMAVLIGRLLPVIRSFIAFPAGVARMKLVPFHVYTFIGSWPWCFGLAWVGMKLGDKWDSDPRVKAAFHSADLLIGVVLIALVGLYIWHRVRGLKRHP from the coding sequence ATGTTCGAAAAGATCCTGGCCGTGCTGGCCACCTTCACGATCGGCGTCATCTCGTCGGGTGGCTATGTCGGCATCGCGCTGCTCATGGCGATCGAGAGCGCCTGCATCCCGCTGCCGTCCGAGATCATCATGCCGTTTGCAGGCTATCTCGTGTCGACCGGGCGGTTCGACCTGTACCTTGCCGCCACCGCGGGCGCGATCGGGTGCAATCTTGGCTCGATCGTCGCCTATGAGATCGGCAAGCGCGGGGGCCGCCCGATGGCCGAGCGCTGGGGCCGGTACCTGCTGATCGGTCCGGGCGAGCTCGACGCCGCCGACCGGTTCTTCGCACGCTGGGGCTCGATGGCGGTGCTGATCGGCCGGCTGCTGCCCGTCATCCGCTCGTTCATCGCCTTCCCCGCCGGCGTCGCGCGGATGAAGCTGGTGCCGTTCCACGTCTATACCTTCATCGGATCGTGGCCGTGGTGCTTCGGGCTCGCCTGGGTCGGCATGAAGCTCGGCGACAAATGGGATAGCGATCCGCGCGTGAAGGCGGCGTTCCACAGTGCCGACCTGCTGATCGGCGTGGTCCTGATCGCGCTGGTCGGATTATACATCTGGCACCGCGTGCGTGGGCTCAAGCGTCACCCCTGA
- a CDS encoding demethoxyubiquinone hydroxylase family protein, with translation MSWKPGDPKRATDAMIRVDQAGEYGAIRIYAGQLAVLGDRHPASRSIHHMAQQEERHRAFFDKMIVERRVRPTVLQPIWKVAGFALGAVTAAISPRAAMACTAAVETEIDKHYEEQLVQLGASDPELSAAILDFQAEELEHKATAIAAGAEETPGYPVLSAAIRLGCKVAIATAKRI, from the coding sequence ATGAGCTGGAAGCCAGGAGACCCCAAGCGCGCAACGGATGCGATGATCCGCGTCGATCAGGCGGGCGAATATGGCGCGATCCGGATCTACGCCGGGCAGCTGGCCGTGCTCGGCGATCGGCATCCGGCGTCGCGATCGATCCACCACATGGCGCAACAGGAGGAGCGCCACCGCGCGTTCTTCGACAAGATGATCGTCGAGCGCCGCGTGCGCCCGACGGTGCTGCAGCCGATCTGGAAGGTTGCCGGCTTCGCGCTGGGTGCCGTCACTGCGGCGATCAGCCCGCGGGCAGCGATGGCGTGCACCGCGGCGGTCGAGACCGAGATCGACAAGCATTACGAGGAACAGCTCGTTCAGCTTGGCGCCAGCGATCCCGAGCTATCGGCGGCCATCCTCGATTTCCAGGCCGAGGAACTCGAACACAAGGCGACCGCGATCGCCGCGGGGGCCGAAGAGACGCCGGGTTATCCGGTGCTGAGTGCTGCGATCCGGCTCGGCTGCAAGGTCGCGATCGCAACCGCCAAACGGATCTAG
- a CDS encoding 23S rRNA (pseudouridine(1915)-N(3))-methyltransferase RlmH — protein MLLHIVARGRIGRSPEADLVDRYLKRIVWPTKVSELPDTGGKIPLVGEQTKRILLDEKGETLSSSQFAHKLERWRDDGVREARFMIGAADGFDDAARDEADLLFSFGRATWPHLLARAMLAEQLFRATSILANHPYHREG, from the coding sequence ATGCTGCTCCACATCGTCGCCCGCGGACGGATCGGGCGGTCGCCCGAGGCGGACCTTGTCGACCGCTATCTCAAGCGGATCGTTTGGCCGACCAAGGTCAGCGAACTCCCCGACACCGGCGGCAAGATCCCGCTCGTCGGCGAGCAGACCAAACGCATCCTGCTCGACGAGAAGGGCGAGACGCTCTCCTCGTCGCAGTTCGCGCATAAGCTCGAACGGTGGCGCGACGACGGCGTGCGCGAGGCGCGGTTCATGATCGGCGCCGCGGACGGCTTCGACGATGCCGCGCGCGACGAGGCCGATCTGCTGTTTTCGTTCGGTCGCGCGACCTGGCCGCATCTGCTGGCGCGCGCGATGCTGGCCGAGCAGCTTTTCCGCGCGACCAGCATCCTTGCCAACCACCCCTATCACCGCGAAGGGTGA
- the rsfS gene encoding ribosome silencing factor — MATSPTAPRATDPEEVEALHRLILASLDDDQAVETISIPLAGKTSIADYMVIASGRSTRQVASTAQKLAERIKAEFKRPVKIEGLPTADWVLIDATDVIVHLFRPEVRSFYNLERMWAFGDAPTPPAPPASMPTFTDED, encoded by the coding sequence TTGGCCACTTCCCCTACTGCCCCTCGCGCGACCGACCCCGAAGAGGTTGAGGCGCTGCATCGCCTGATCCTCGCGTCGCTCGACGACGACCAGGCGGTCGAGACGATCTCGATCCCGCTCGCGGGCAAGACCAGCATCGCCGATTACATGGTGATCGCCAGCGGTCGTTCGACCCGCCAGGTCGCCTCGACGGCGCAGAAGCTGGCCGAGCGGATCAAGGCCGAGTTCAAGCGTCCGGTGAAGATCGAAGGCCTGCCGACCGCCGACTGGGTGCTGATCGACGCGACCGACGTCATTGTCCACTTGTTCCGCCCCGAAGTCCGCAGCTTCTACAATCTGGAGCGGATGTGGGCGTTCGGCGATGCGCCGACGCCGCCTGCCCCCCCGGCTTCAATGCCGACGTTCACCGACGAAGACTAA
- a CDS encoding UdgX family uracil-DNA binding protein (This protein belongs to the uracil DNA glycosylase superfamily, members of which act in excision repair of DNA. However, it belongs more specifically to UdgX branch, whose founding member was found to bind uracil in DNA (where it does not belong), without cleaving it, appears to promote DNA repair by a pathway involving RecA, rather than base excision.) → MRVVTLSEPDDFDGWRDAARGLVAEDVPPDDVVWQVGDEPVDLFATVAEPAPAPAPGAFSVPRAFLDLARSAILGSDLERFALLYTLLFRLSREPKLIEDRADPLVRRLDRIAKDVRRDIHKMRAFLRFREVEEEGGTRFVAWFEPDHHIVRANAAFFVNRFASMRWSILTPEVSVHWDGKALSEGPGASKADAPDGDPTEEVWKTYYASIFNPARVKIGAMLKEMPKKYWKNMPETALVPGLLAAAQARESGMIARARDTVGGNSQIAWEALRDEAAGCTRCPLYKPATQTVFGEGPVDAPLMFVGEQPGDQEDIAGRPFVGPAGQMFDKAMAEAGVDRSRAYVTNAVKHFKFEQRGKRRIHAKPGAGEIDACRWWIEQEQMLIKPKVTVALGATAARSLFGKVMTIGRERGRALQLPDGGEAWITVHPSYLLRLPDPAQAAEEYARFVEDLRVVGGRLSET, encoded by the coding sequence ATGCGCGTCGTAACGCTTAGCGAACCCGACGACTTCGACGGCTGGCGCGATGCAGCGCGTGGGCTGGTCGCCGAGGACGTGCCGCCAGACGACGTCGTCTGGCAGGTCGGTGACGAGCCCGTCGATCTGTTTGCGACCGTCGCCGAGCCCGCGCCTGCCCCTGCCCCCGGCGCGTTCTCCGTGCCTCGCGCGTTCCTCGATCTTGCCCGGAGTGCGATCCTCGGCAGCGACCTGGAGCGGTTCGCGCTGCTCTACACGCTGCTCTTCCGCCTCAGCCGCGAACCGAAACTGATCGAGGACCGCGCCGATCCGCTGGTCCGCCGGCTCGACCGGATCGCCAAGGACGTCCGCCGGGACATCCACAAGATGCGCGCGTTCCTGCGTTTCCGCGAAGTCGAGGAGGAAGGCGGCACGCGCTTCGTCGCGTGGTTTGAACCCGATCATCACATCGTCCGTGCCAACGCCGCCTTCTTCGTCAACCGCTTTGCCAGCATGCGCTGGTCGATCCTGACGCCCGAGGTCTCGGTCCACTGGGACGGCAAGGCGCTCAGCGAAGGGCCCGGCGCCAGCAAGGCCGACGCGCCCGACGGCGATCCGACCGAGGAGGTGTGGAAAACCTATTACGCCAGCATCTTCAACCCGGCGCGCGTCAAGATCGGCGCGATGCTGAAGGAAATGCCGAAGAAATACTGGAAGAACATGCCCGAGACTGCACTGGTGCCGGGGTTACTCGCGGCGGCGCAGGCCAGGGAGAGCGGCATGATCGCAAGAGCGCGCGACACGGTGGGCGGCAATAGCCAGATCGCGTGGGAAGCGTTGCGCGACGAGGCCGCAGGCTGCACGCGCTGCCCGCTCTACAAGCCCGCGACGCAGACCGTGTTCGGCGAGGGTCCGGTCGACGCGCCGCTGATGTTCGTCGGCGAGCAGCCGGGCGACCAGGAGGATATCGCCGGACGTCCGTTCGTCGGTCCTGCAGGTCAGATGTTCGACAAGGCGATGGCGGAGGCGGGCGTTGACCGCTCGCGCGCATACGTCACCAACGCGGTGAAGCATTTCAAGTTCGAGCAGCGCGGCAAGCGGCGAATTCATGCCAAGCCGGGGGCCGGCGAAATCGACGCGTGTCGCTGGTGGATCGAGCAGGAGCAGATGCTGATCAAGCCGAAGGTGACGGTAGCGCTCGGCGCGACGGCGGCGCGGTCGTTGTTCGGCAAGGTGATGACGATTGGTCGCGAGCGCGGGCGGGCGTTGCAGCTGCCCGACGGGGGCGAGGCCTGGATCACGGTGCATCCGAGCTATCTGCTGCGGTTGCCGGATCCGGCGCAGGCGGCGGAGGAATATGCGCGGTTCGTCGAGGATTTGCGCGTGGTTGGCGGGCGGCTGAGCGAAACTTAA
- a CDS encoding disulfide bond formation protein B, whose protein sequence is MTKNEEIARAIALLLPAFLLLGALGSQYLGGLYPCEMCHWQRWPHYSAVLIAGATFFVPGRSLRASLVIIAGLLIGLSGLIGVAHAGVEYHWWNGFTACTTTVSMAGTTAAERLAAIMNAPMVRCDSPQWKLLGISLAGFNAIFSLAGAFTIFALMRKTR, encoded by the coding sequence ATGACCAAGAACGAGGAGATCGCGCGCGCCATCGCACTGCTGCTGCCGGCGTTCCTGCTGCTCGGCGCGCTCGGGTCGCAATATCTGGGCGGATTGTATCCGTGCGAAATGTGCCATTGGCAGCGCTGGCCGCATTATTCCGCGGTGCTGATCGCCGGTGCGACGTTCTTCGTGCCCGGACGCTCGTTGCGCGCGTCGCTGGTCATCATCGCCGGGCTGCTGATCGGCCTCAGCGGGCTGATCGGCGTCGCGCATGCCGGCGTCGAATATCACTGGTGGAACGGATTCACCGCCTGCACCACGACCGTGTCGATGGCGGGGACCACCGCGGCCGAACGCCTTGCCGCGATCATGAACGCGCCGATGGTCCGCTGCGATTCGCCGCAGTGGAAATTGCTGGGAATTTCGCTCGCCGGCTTCAACGCCATCTTTTCCCTGGCCGGTGCGTTCACCATATTCGCACTCATGAGGAAGACGCGATGA